In Rhizoctonia solani chromosome 7, complete sequence, one DNA window encodes the following:
- a CDS encoding C2H2 zinc finger: MLISESIDKPKMADFSPTTNHPLYYTMASNSEIPMLPGTEQALYTCLSCSIAFFSAEDQRVHYKSDHHRYNMKRRVANLPPVSAQAFDQKVLERRAETAVMASPKGTSCQVCNKSFATENSYRSHIASRKHKDNELKAAAKARAPPADETMKDAQETPKPEERPKETTISLTVPEDATEEEIEATIDAKIAAARSKLSPASCLFCPHISDSIDTNLEHMSSVHSFFIPDAEYLIDLQGLIAYLGEKIAVGNLCIACPSREFRSIDAVRKHMTDKGHCKIGYEQESQRLEVSDFYDFSASYPDAVARKKRRAARAAKRAQRQAAEQAEGWEDMDEDEDEGGDNMEVDEVIDESGTESDSDSDTSTLDDNTLSFGDTPYELVLPSGARIGHRSLRRYYNQAPSRAVLAPRPGTADDDNSGAALVRRLIADKNSALVPTKGGFGAYGSGTEVVKARNRGEAREAGRHIREFREQNRREQFKTKVGFVHNNQKHFRDPLLQ; the protein is encoded by the exons ATGCTGATTTCTGAGTCGATTGATAAGCCAAAAA TGGCTGATTTCTCACCTACGACAAACCACCCTCTCTACTACACCATGGCTTCAAATTCAGAAATTCCGATGTTGCCTGGTACTGAGCAGGCACTTTACACCTGCCTATCATGCTCCATTGCATTCTTCTCGGCAGAGGACCAGAGAGTTCACTACAAGAGTGACCATCATAGGTACAACATGAAG CGCCGGGTTGCGAACCTCCCGCCCGTCAGTGCTCAGGCATTTGACCAGAAAGTTTTGGAGAGACGAGCCGAAACAGCAGTCATGGCATCACCCAAGGGTACCAGCTGCCAAGTTTGCAA CAAATCATTCGCAACCGAGAACTCGTACCGTTCGCATATTGCATCACGCAAGCACAAAGACaacgaactcaaggcagCTGCAAAAGCCCGCGCTCCTCCCGCGGACGAGACTATGAAGGACGCTCAAGAGACACCAAAGCCGGAGGAAAGGCCCAAAGAAACAACCATTTCCTTGACTGTCCCTGAAGACGCCACGGAAGAGGAGATTGAGGCCACCATTGATGCCAAAATTGCGGCGGCTCGCTCGAAACTTTCGCCCGCATCATGTTTGTTCTGTCCACATATCTCAGACTCGATCGATACCAACCTAGAGCACATGTCCTCCGTCCATTCGTTCTTCATCCCCGATGCCGAGTACCTGATTGATCTACAAGGCCTCATTGCGTACCTAGGCGAGAAGATCGCGGTCGGAAACTTATGCATCGCTTGTCCTTCTCGAGAGTTCCGTTCCATTGATGCAGTCCGAAAACACATGACTGATAAGGGACATTGCAAGATCGGCTATGAACAAGAGTCACAGAGGCTCGAAGTTTCAGATTTCTACGACTTTTCAGCCAGTTATCCGGATGCTGTGGCTAGAAAGAAAAGGAGGGCGGCGCGGGCTGCGAAGCGTGCGCAAAGACAAGCGGCGGAACAGGCTGAGGGATGGGAGGATATggatgaggacgaggacgagggcgGAGATAATATGGAGGTTGATGAGGTCATTGACGAATCTGGCACCGAGTCCGACTCTGACTCCGATACTTCAACGTTGGATGATAATACCTTGTCTTTTGGCGACACTCCCTACGAACTTGTCTTGCCCTCAGGAGCTCGAATAGGTCATCGGAGCTTGCGAAGATATTACAACCAGGCCCCATCACGCGCCGTCCTTGCTCCTCGACCCGGCACTGCGGACGATGACAACTCGGGTGCAGCACTGGTCCGCCGACTTATTGCAGATAAAAACTCGGCTCTCGTACCTACCAAGGGCGGTTTTGGCGCCTATGGCTCTGGGACCGAAGTTGTCAAGGCTCGCAACCGAGGTGAGGCACGAGAGGCGGGCCGGCACATTCGCGAGTTCCGCGAACAAAACCGCCGTGAGCAGTTCAAGACCAAGGTTGGTTTCGTGCACAATAACCAGAAACACTTCCGGGATCCCCTCCTGCAATAG
- a CDS encoding ribosomal protein S8e gives MAKYILADLKATFQLAILGVKKNPQSPMYTQLGVMTKGTIIEVNVSELGMVTTGGKVVFGKYAQVTNNPENDGCINAVLLV, from the exons ATGGCAAAATATATTTTAGCTGACCTAAAGGCTACTTTCCAACTTGCCATCCTCGGAGTAAAGAAGAACCCTCAGTCACCAATGTACACTCAACTTGGTGTAATGACCAAGGGTACCATCATCGAGGTCAATGTTTCGGAATTAGGAATGGTCACAACTGGCGGCAAAGTTG TGTTCGGAAAGTATGCACAGGTCACAAACAATCCC GAAAACGATGGTTGCATAAATGCTGTCCTCCTCGTATAA
- a CDS encoding ribosomal protein S8e, which produces MPQNEYIEEHIKRHGRRLDYEEKKRKRLAREVHKSSAKAQKLFGIKAKIMHARRHAQKVQLKKTLKAHDERNVKQTDNASGPEGALPTYLLDREDQKDAKALSSALKQKRKDKAAKYAVPLPKVRGIAEDEMFKVMRTGKSKSKAWKRMVTKATFVGEGFTRKPVKMERFVRPMD; this is translated from the exons ATGCCTCAG AACGAGTATATCGAGGAACACATTAAAAGGCATGGTCGAAGGCTCGACTATGAAGAGAAGAA GCGTAAGCGTCTGGCTCGCGAGGTACACAAATCCTCTGCGAAAGCGCAGAAATTGTTTGGTATAAAAGCCAAGATTATGCATGCTCGTCGTCACGCACAAAAGGTTCAGCTCAAAAAGACGCTCAAAGCCCACGACGAACGCAATGTCAAGCAAACAGACAATGCATCGGGCCCAGAAGGCGCCTTGCCCACCTATCTGCTCGATCGCGAAGATCAAAAAGATGCCAAAGCCCTTTCTTCTGCACTCAAGCAGAAACGAAAGGACAAGGCCGCCAAGTATGCTGTACCGTTGCCCAAAGTTCGTGGTATTGCCGAGGACGAAATGTTCAAAGTCATGCGCACGGGAAAGAGCAAGAGCAAAGCCTGGAAGCGAATGGTTACAAAGGCCACCTTTGTTGGCGAAGGATTCACCCGAAAGCCGGTCAAGATGGAGAGGTTTGTACGACCGATGGATTGA
- a CDS encoding protein YIPF1: protein MALFDQQTQYAGGYYAQQPDLQFYSGSPGVDPSAAFYPGARPSLEGNVVAGVGPGSGAPNFGGSIQPAGGWLSAFGTGGFEGEPPLLEELGVNMSHIRTKSLAVINPLSRVDEHIMDDADLAGPLIILLCLATCLLMSGRPQFGYIYGVAVFGAGSLYTLLNLMSESGIDAYRVASVLGYCLLPMVGVGALSVCIVLDGSIGYILSILSVIWCTYAASGIFVAVLRMSDQRLLVAYPVGLFYGCFALFSVFNVAGGGGKK from the exons ATGGCACTCTTCGACCAGCAAACACAATACGCGGGCGGATACTATGCCCAACAACCGGACCTTCAATTCTACTCTGGATCTCCTGGAGTAGATCCCTCTGCTGCTTTTTATCCTGGTGCGAGACCAAGTCTTGAGGGAAATGTCGTTGCCGGAGTTGGTCCTGGCAGCGGGGCACCCAATTTTGGCGGAAGCATACAGCCTGCAGGAGGATGGCTCAGCGCGTTTGGAACTGGTGGATTTGAAGGAGAGCCACCATTGCTTGAAG AGCTTGGCGTGAACATGTCTCATATCCGTACCAAATCTCTTGCGGTTATTAATCCCCTTAGTCGAGTAGACGAACATATTATGGATGACGCAGACCTTGCGGGTcctttgattattctgttGTGCCTCGCCACATGTCTTCTCATG TCCGGGCGACCTCAATTCGGTTATATCTACGGTGTTGCGGTCTTTGGTGCAGGCTCTCTTTATACCCTTCTCAATCTCATGTCCGAATCCGGTATCGACGCTTACCGTGTTGCAAGCGTCCTTGGATACTGCCTCCTTCCTATGGTTGGCGTTGGCGCCCTTAGTGTTTGCATAGTCCTTGA CGGCTCCATCGGATATATTCTTTCCATCCTTTCAGTAATATGGTGCACGTACGCGGCATCTGGTATTTTCGTTGCCGTATTACGCATGTCGGATCAGCGATTACTAGTTGCGTATCCCGTCGGTCTTTTCTACGGCTGCTTCGCTTTATTCTCGGTCTTCAATGTTGCAGGCGGGGGAGGAAAGAAGTAA
- a CDS encoding LysM domain protein: MHARISTSPGPSTFSKSNNYKLPSSPVPTRDVLAPDSYATAIGGREARRRLGSTDDVGPTTTKSGLRARSSQTHPLQANGNDRGADTRPVLRRMLSSKDGKAKGGVWGFSDGWVEEEDEEEGQKETRPTGTFREMLVHKVQPKDSLAGVALKFYSSSSILYIPLTASVKLDLIDLTTPGQEGDPPLPSDQASSNTDDASKSNASDSPAPDSHRPTIQHVPISQLSFFPPPSMSPRKSRTMPRSVSSPFASNPPLLFTPGLSSASLMNSPFFSTSSPQLSSSPNKGVGSLSSLLSALPLPDAVQRLSIDSIAGGALTPRTSTPDPSEQFVELNPMGSHSSPGAKPKRTIKTQPTQGPVMTVPRRSVEIKDGGRTTFATVDDDW; encoded by the exons ATGCACGCCCGGATCAGCACTTCGCCTGGCCCGAGCACGTTTTCCAAATCGAACAATTACAAGCTCCCGTCGTCGCCTGTGCCCACCCGTGATGTGCTGGCACCCGACTCGTATGCAACAGCAATCGGAGGACGGGAGGCAAGGCGTCGCCTTGGTAGTACTGACGATGTTGGGCCAACGACTACCAAATCGGGGCTCAGAGCACGCTCGAG CCAAACACACCCACTCCAGGCCAACGGGAATGATCGGGGAGCAGATACGAGGCCTGTCTTGCGGAGAATGCTTTCGTCCAAAGATGGAAAGGCAAAGGGAGGAGTGTGGGGATTCTCCGATGGTTGGGtcgaagaggaagatgaaGAGGAGGGGCAGAAGGAAACCCGCCCCACTGGAACATTCAGAGAAATGCTAGTCCATAAG GTACAGCCCAAGGATTCACTCGCTGGTGTTGCGCTCAA ATTCTATTCATCTTCGTCCATACTCTACATACCCCTCACAGCCAGCGTCAAACTTGACCTAATCGACCTAACCACCCCTGGCCAAGAGGGTGATCCGCCCCTTCCCTCTGACCAAGCTTCTTCAAACACCGATGACGCTTCCAAATCCAATGCTAGCGACTCTCCAGCTCCAGACTCCCACAGACCTACCATACAACATGTCCCTATATCACAGCTATCGTTTTTCCCGCCTCCTTCGATGTCTCCTCGCAAGTCGCGTACTATGCCGCGTAGTGTATCCTCACCATTTGCCTCCAATCCACCGCTGTTATTCACACCCGGGCTATCTTCGGCGTCGCTTATGAACTCGCCATTCTTTTCTACTTCATCTCCCCAGCTTTCATCATCACCAAATAAAGGCGTTGGCTCGCTTTCGTCACTACTTTCCGCCCTCCCTCTCCCTGACGCTGTTCAACGACTTTCTATCGATTCGATTGCCGGAGGAGCATTGACTCCTCGCACTAGTACGCCCGATCCATCCGAACAGTTTGTCGAACTGAACCCGATGGGTTCTCATTCGAGTCCTGGCGCGAAACCTAAGCGAACAATTAAGACCCAGCCGACCCAGGGCCCAGTGATGACCGTACCAAGGCGCTCTGTTGAAATTAAGGACGGGGGGCGCACCACGTTTGCGACGGTCGACGATGATTGGTAG
- a CDS encoding glycoside hydrolase family 16 protein has product MAAPSGRFASSSPPREANAAMLSPSSPGALLPPSLRRGSVSTLGDKYSLAPIHDNGAPASRYKIAKQTTTCTTQTRDGTTGSTEEDPSSPAVVSSTWDVCSSSSGVAHAVRWVPTLELPLDEADRDAWRVPEMIHGFMGLIDKDTPKEAYTRKSIDDGSEWDLVFSDEFNVEGRSFYPGDDPYWEATDLHYWGTNNLEWYDPSALTTVGGNLKVSLSKSEPKYHELDYMGGMMSTWNKFCFTGGYFEANVSLPGSTKAYGLWPAIWAMGNLGRAGFGASLDGTWPYTYDTCDVGTLSNQSFTDTTPPGAHRNGDPGKNGELSFLPGQRLSACTCKGEPHPGPKRPDGTFVGRAAPEIDMFEAQVSGDYIGHVSQSGQWAPFNYHYEWFNTTENIKIYNETTTKLNEYTGGAYQQSTSGLAITNQECYTAGGGCFSVYGFEYKPGYDGYITWVNDGQPSWTVRGAGMGPDPRVELTGGRPVPVEPMYMIINLGISPNFGAIDWANLIFPAYMLVDWVRVYQPKDAHNIGCDPPDFPTRDYINTFIEAYTNPNLTTWVDDYGQSSPRTDLLTTATNLI; this is encoded by the exons ATGGCGGCCCCTTCAGGTCGATTCGCGAGCTCATCGCC CCCACGAGAAGCCAATGCAGCGATGCTTTCGCCTTCATCACCTGGCGCGTTGTTACCGCCTAGTCTACGAAGA GGCTCTGTATCAACACTAGGTGACAAG TACTCCTTGGCTCCGATCCACGACAATGGGGCTCCGGCATCTCGTTACAAGATCGCGAAGCAGACGACGACTTGCACAACCCAGACCCGCGACGGGACCACCGGATCGACCGAGGAGGATCCATCTTCACCGGCCGTGGTATCCTCAACTTGGGATGTTTGCTCATCCTCGAGTGGGGTTGCTCATGCTGTTCGCTGGGTACCCACTCTTGAGCTACCTCTTGACGAAGCCGACAGAGACGCTTGGCGG GTGCCTGAAATGATCCATGGGTTTATGGGGCTAATCGACAAGGATACACCCAAGGAGGCTTACACTCGTAAATCAATTGATGATGGGTCGGAATGGGATCTGGTGTTTAGCGACGAGTTTAACGTGGAAGGACGCTCGTTTTACCCGGGAGATGATCCATACTGGGAAGCTACCGACTTGCATTACTGGGGAACAAACAATCTCGAGTGGTATGATCCTAGCGCATTGACAACAGTCGGGGGAAACTTGAAGGTCTCTCTGAGCAAGTCGGAGCCAAAGTATCACGAGTTAGATTACATGGGTGGAATGATGTCTACTTGGAATAAGTTCTGTTTCACCGGAGGGTATTTCGAAG CCAATGTGTCTCTGCCTGGAAGTACTAAAGCCTATGGTCTTTGGCCTGCTATTTGGGCGATGGGTAATCTCGGACGAGCAGGATTTGGTGCCAGCCTTGACGGTACTTGGCCTTATACTTAC GACACATGCGATGTCGGTACACTTTCCAATCAGTCGTTCACCgataccacacctccaggcgcACATAGGAATGGTGACCCGGGCAAGAACGGTGAACTATCTTTCCTTCCCGGTCAACGCTTGAGCGCCTGCACGTGCAAAGGAGAGCCTCATCCCGGTCCCAAGCGCCCTGATGGAACCTTTGTCGGGCGTGCTGCACCGGAAATCGACATGTTTGAAGCACAAGTATCGGGTGATTATATTGGGCATGTATCTCAATCTGGTCAGTGGGCGCCCTTCAACTATCACTA TGAGTGGTTCAATACTAC GGAGAACATCAAGATTTACAATGAAACCACAACCAAGCTAAATGAGTATACTGGTGGTGCTTACCAGCAAAGTACTTCTGGTCTTGCCATCACGAACCAG GAATGCTACACCGCTGGTGGAGGGTGCTTCTCGGTTTACGGTTTCGAGTACAAACCTGGCTATGACGGGTACATTACCTGGGTAAATGACGGCCAACCTTCCTGGACTGTTCGTGGGGCCGGAATGGGTCCTGATCCTCGAGTCGAACTGACCGGTGGGCGGCCTGTACCTGTGGAACCGATGTACATG ATCATCAACTTGGGTATCTCGCCTAACTTTGGCGCGATTGATTGGGCAAATTTGATTTTCCCCGCATATATGCTGGTCGACTGGGTTCGAGTGTATCAACCTAAGGATGCGCATAACATTGGATGTGACCCGCCAGATTTCCCTACCAGGGATTACATCAATAC TTTCATCGAGGCTTACACCAATCCAA ATCTCACAACTTGGGTGGACGACTATGGCCAGTCATCCCCAAGAACCGACTTATTGACAACTGCGACTAATCTCATCTGA
- a CDS encoding mitochondrial chaperone BCS1, translating into MEMFSAVSSLVSPFVGGSSGGVVDGMKLVVLGGTVETARRVSSSAWNSFVNSFYLTARFSEDDYPYDWLMHWQQPAWGRSREFETTTRTNVPGAINSGFGDEFEDLEAADDDDAPGKQKMRVVFMPTLDTTHTIYYKGHWLRVCRSRQSNGDELLSISVVARSNNILKQLVLEAKKEYERDAEHRVQIFFADSHGSWRWTDSRQKRPMSSIVLAPGVKEMLLSDTRDFLKSEKWYADRGIPFRRGYLLHGVPGSGKSSLIHAIAGELALDIYVVSLSSSWINDATLTALMGRVPADKDENNKDEKKQEDVNTLSLSGLLNALDGVAASEGRILFATTNHLERLDPALSRPGRMDVWIEFKNATKWQCEQLFNNFFPAASADNIPPGPPPSLEEEKRAAGLPVEDHELDCNCRKKEERLPDGTLTPTLTPAKRLDAATLAQLAKKFAASIPEEEFSVASLQGYLLKNKTRPQAAADEAAAWVISERELKARLQREKEEREAKERADREKRRREREEKERRDREEERERKRREEREQARLDREADDRERERKAKEEKERLEKESKDKAGEEPKKDEPEPTKLA; encoded by the exons ATGGAGATGTTCAGTGCCGTCTCCAGCCTAGTCTCCCCCTTTGTGGGAGGCTCATCCGGGGGCGTTGTCGACGGCATGAAGcttgttgtccttggtggcaCTGTCGAGACCGCACGTCGAGTATCCAGCTCTGCATGGAATTCGTTTGTCAACA GTTTCTATCTCACCGCCAGGTTCAGTGAGGACGACTATCCCTACGACT GGCTGATGCACTGGCAA CAGCCGGCATGGGGCCGCAGTCGTGAGTTCGAGACCACGACAAGGACGAATGTTCCTGGCGCAATAAACTCGGGTTTCGGCGACGAGTTTGAGGACCTCGAGGCCGCAGACGATGACGATGCCCCTGGAAAGCAAAAGATGCGTGTTGTCTTTATGCCCAC ACTTGACACCACACACACCATCTATTACAAAGGCCACTGGCTCCGCGTCTGTCGCTCACGCCAGTCCAACGGCGACGAGTTGCTATCTATCTCTGTCGTGGCAAGGTCAAATAACATTCTCAAACAATTGGTTCTGGAAGCAAAGAAAGAGTACGAACGTGATGCAGAGCACCGTGTACAGATCTTCTTTGCAGACTCG CACGGCTCGTGGCGATGGACCGACTCTAGGCAAAAG CGTCCTATGAGTTCGATCGTCCTCGCTCCCGGTGTCAAAGAGATGCTTCTCTCAGATACCCGTGATTTCCTCAAGTCTGAAAAGTGGTACGCGGACCGCGGCATTCCCTTCCGACGAGGCTATCTCCTGCACGGTGTTCCCG GCTCCGGAAAGTCTTCCTTGATTCATGCGATCGCCGGCGAGCTTGCTCTCGACATCTACGTTGTTTCGCTTAGCTCGAGCTGGATCAATGACGCCACCTTAACCGCCCTCATGGGTCGCGTCCCCGCC gacaaggacgagAACAACAAGGACGAGAAGAAGCAAGAGGATGTGAATACACTCAGTTTGAGTGGCTTGCTCAATGCGCTTGATGGGGTCGCCGCCAGTGAGGGCCGTATCCTCTTTGC AACTACAAATCACTTGGAGCGCCTTGATCCAGCACTGTCTCGTCCAGGCCGCATGGACGTCTGGATCGAGTTCAAAAACGCAACCAAATGGCAATGTGAACAGCTCTTCAACAACTTTTTCCCTGCCGCATCGGCCGATAACATCCCGCCTGGCCCTCCTCCATCCCTCGAGGAGGAAAAGCGCGCAGCTGGACTCCCAGTCGAGGACCATGAACTCGACTGCAACTGCCGCAAAAAGGAAGAGCGACTCCCTGATGGAACGCTTACGCCCACTCTTACGCCTGCGAAGCGTTTGGATGCGGCGACGCTTGCGCAGCTCGCCAAGAAGTTTGCGGCGTCGATCCCCGAGGAAGAGTTTTCGGTTGCGTCGTTGCAGGGCT ACTTGTTGAAGAACAAGACTCGTCCGCAGGCTGCGGCTGACGAGGCGGCTGCATGGGTCATTTCTGAGCGCGAGCTCAAGGCAAGGTTGCAGCGCGAGAAGGAAGAG CGCGAGGCCAAGGAGCGTGCGGATCGCGAGAAGCGTCGCCGTGAGCGCGAAGAGAAGGAACGTCGGGACCGCGAAGAGGAGCGAGAGCGTAAGCGTCGTGAGGAGCGCGAACAAGCCCGTCTGGACCGTGAGGCTGATGACCGGGAGCGCGAGCGCAAGgccaaggaagaaaaggagcgTCTCGAAAAGGAGTCCAAAGACAAAGCGGGTGAAGAGCCCAAGAAGGACGAGCCCGAGCCGACCAAACTCGCATAA
- a CDS encoding G-protein alpha subunit — MGCTQSTGMDDEGKARNDEIESQLKKDRMNAKNEIKMLLLGAGESGKSTVLKQMKLIHHGGYNNQERESYKEIIFSNTLQSMRAILEAMPALDLQLQPQNDARRGIVMALPGQMETDSLPPDVADSLLNLWQDPGVREAVRRSREFQLNDSATYYFNSLERMSSAAYLPTDQDILRSRVKTTGITETTFRVGELTYKLFDVGGQRSERKKWIHCFENVTALVFLVSLSEYDQMLYEDESVNRMQEALTLFDSICNSRWFVKTSIILFLNKIDLFAEKLPHSPMADYFPDYTGGDNYAACDYLLHRFVSLNQSAASKQIYAHYTCATDTQQIKFVLSAIQDILLQIHLRECGLL; from the exons ATGGGCTGCACACAATCTACTGGCATGGACGACGAGGGCAAAGCCC GCAACGACGAGATCGAGTCCCAACTCAAAAAGGACCGTATGAACGCCAAGAATGAGATTAAGATGCTGCTACTTGGTGCTGGAGAGTCTGGCAAG TCAACGGTGCTCAAGCAAATGAAGCTTATTCACCATGGCGGATACAACAACCAGGAGAGAGAGTCATACAAAGAGATCATCTTCTCCAACACGCTCCAGTCCATGCG TGCGATTCTGGAGGCCATGCCGGCGCTTGACTTGCAACTACAGCCTCAAAATGACGCCCGTCGGGGCATTGTCATGGCGCTTCCAGGACAAATGGAAACCGACTCGCTTCCGCCTGACGTAGCTGACTCCCTCTTGAATCTCTGGCAAGATCCCGGCGTTCGCGAGGCTGTCAGGCGAAGCCGTGAGTTCCAACTAAACGATTCGGCCACATA TTACTTCAACTCCCTGGAGCGTATGTCGTCGGCAGCGTACTTGCCCACGGATCAAGATATACTACGATCTCGTGTCAAAACGACTGGTATCACGGAGACAACGTTCCGTGTTGGGGAGCTCACGTACAAACTCTTTGATGTGGGCGGTCAGCGAAGTGAACGTAAAAAGTGGATTCACTGTTTCGAGAATGTTACCGCGCTCGTCTTCCTGGTCTCGCTGAGCGAGTACGACCAGATGCTGTACGAAGACGAGAGTGTCAATCGTATGCAAGAAGCGTTGACGTTGTTCGACTCGATTTGCAATTCAAGGTGGTTCGTCAAGACCTCTATC ATTCTCTTTTTGAACAAGATTGACTTGTTCGCAGAGAAGTTACCCCATTCGCCAATGGCTGACTACTTCCCTGACTACACTGGTGGGGACAATTATGCGGCTTGCGACTATTTGTTGCATCGGTTTGTCTCTCTGAATCAGAGCGCCGCCTCGAAACAGATCTACGCCCACTATACTTGTGCGACAGACACTCAACAAATCAAAT TTGTGTTGAGCGCTATCCAGGATATTCTGCTGCAAATACATCTACGTGAATGTGGTCTCCTCTAA
- a CDS encoding pyridoxal biosynthesis protein PDX2, with product MTIAEKERPVTGMATVGVLANHNVRLTSIYPTALQGAFAEHHEIISRVTPRVQATLVRTPAELALCDGLIIPGGESTSIILLARLANLLEPLREFIRTKPVWGTCAGAILLASGGVEGAKRGGQEVLGGVDVRIGRNGFGSQLESFEAELEVNGLADEGRPFNGIFIRAPIILSFTEPDPKRPIEHIARLPGYLLPDNLPYTGPSVAASGDLSVDPRTVVALRQGRTLLTTFHPELTRDDRFHEYFVRNCVLGLSPSAAKAF from the exons ATGACTATAGCTGAAAAAGAGCGGCCAGTTACGGGTATGGCCACTGTCGGTGTCCTAG CTAACCACAACGTGCGACTTACATCTATCTATCCCACAGCTCTTCAGGGAGCATTCGCAGAGCATCACGAAATTATATCACGCGTGACACCTCGTGTACAGGCCACACTCGTTCGGACTCCGGCAGAACTCGCACTTTGTGATGGATTGATTATCCCGGGCGGGGAGAGCACATCGATTATATTACTTGCGCGACTAGCAAATCTATTGGAACCATTGCGAGAGTTTATCAGGACCAAGCCCGTTTGGGGAACTTGTGCTGGGGCGATTTTGTTGGCATCTGGGGGCGTTGAGGGTGCTAAAAGGGGCGGTCAGGAGGTTCTTGGTGGTGTTGACGTCCGGATTGGGCGAAACGGATTTGGATCACAG CTTGAATCTTTCGAGGCTGAGCTGGAAGTAAATGGCCTTGCTGATGAAGGTCGCCCATTCAATGGCATTTTCATTCGAGCACCT ATTATCCTATCGTTCACAGAACCTGACCCAAAGCGTCCTATAGAACACATTGCTCGGCTACCCGGTTACCTACTACCAGATAATTTACCTTACACCGGCCCAAGCGTTGCTGCATCAGGTGATTTGAGCGTCGACCCTCGTACTGTGGTGGCGCTACGACAAGGGCGAACGTTGCTCACGACATTCCACCCTGAACTCACGCGTGACGATCGTTTCCACGAGTATTTTGTGCGGAACTGTGTTCTCGGACTTTCTCCGAGTGCAGCCAAGGCTTTCTAG